A region of Paenibacillus sp. 37 DNA encodes the following proteins:
- the pulA gene encoding type I pullulanase has product MIEEGKQELLILEDTYKGRDLGVTLEAQVCRFKVWSPLAVQMELLLYPPLTGGTPEDEPNQRKQQALPMQKKEEGIWVLELEGDLSSYRYMYKPTFEDGHSTTAVDPYARAVTMNGEMGVIVRLEQTHPKGWSEDIRPELTSPVDAVLYELHVRDFSIHPSSGITNKGKYMAFTETGLLDSEGNTLGIDHLVELGITHVHLLPVFDFATVDESRVDGDTTDSSNYNWGYDPLHYNVPEGSYASRADDPETRIREFKSMVLALHNKGIGVIMDVVYNHTFDTAGSSFEKLVPGYYYRQNADGTYSNGSGTGNEVATERAMVRKFIIDSVRYWAEEYHVDGFRFDLMGLIDTTTMKQLAAELHSEVSPSILLYGEPWGALDSPLGNDMTLKGTQRGAGFAVFNDNFRGVIKGDSDGMGTGFATGADGKEDELWTGVRGAIQDFTDGPSETINYVTVHDNLNLWDKVARTQGLHDTLNFLTYDEDGSIRGCQSVEEAVEKAKPYLQIDPEHILENETVRRCLLANGIVLTSQGVPLIAAGDELLRSKYGDANSHQSGDVVNAIRWEQKKLFKPVFDYYRGLIRLRREHPAFRLRTREDIEKHVRLIEKGNGLLAYELNGTVAKDSWNRIVVIYNAAKENRDIPVPTGTWNVIVEKGQAGVNTIRTIQDGQVHVKGLSLTVMYSNS; this is encoded by the coding sequence ATGATTGAAGAGGGTAAGCAGGAACTATTGATTTTAGAAGATACATACAAAGGAAGAGATTTAGGTGTCACATTAGAAGCACAAGTCTGTCGCTTCAAAGTCTGGTCACCGTTAGCCGTTCAGATGGAACTACTTCTGTATCCACCTTTGACAGGGGGGACCCCGGAGGATGAGCCCAATCAACGGAAACAGCAGGCGTTACCTATGCAAAAGAAAGAAGAAGGCATCTGGGTTCTGGAACTGGAAGGTGATTTAAGTAGCTACCGTTACATGTACAAGCCTACTTTCGAAGATGGACATTCAACTACTGCTGTAGATCCATACGCACGAGCAGTGACCATGAATGGAGAAATGGGTGTCATTGTCAGACTGGAGCAGACTCATCCGAAGGGATGGAGTGAGGATATTCGCCCGGAATTGACCAGTCCTGTGGATGCAGTCCTGTACGAACTGCATGTACGTGATTTTTCCATTCACCCATCGTCGGGAATAACGAATAAAGGCAAATATATGGCTTTCACCGAGACGGGTCTGCTTGATTCGGAGGGCAACACATTGGGAATCGATCATTTGGTTGAACTCGGGATTACCCATGTGCATTTGCTACCCGTATTTGATTTTGCGACGGTGGATGAATCCAGAGTAGATGGTGATACGACGGATTCCTCCAACTATAACTGGGGATATGATCCGCTCCATTATAATGTCCCGGAAGGTTCATATGCATCACGTGCAGACGACCCGGAGACACGAATCCGTGAGTTCAAATCCATGGTGCTTGCCCTTCATAACAAGGGAATAGGTGTCATTATGGATGTGGTATATAATCATACGTTTGATACGGCAGGCAGCTCTTTTGAAAAACTTGTACCAGGGTACTACTACCGTCAAAACGCTGATGGGACCTACAGCAATGGTTCAGGTACGGGTAATGAAGTGGCTACTGAACGCGCCATGGTTCGCAAGTTTATCATTGACTCGGTCCGCTACTGGGCAGAGGAGTACCATGTGGACGGTTTTCGCTTTGATCTGATGGGCCTGATCGACACCACTACGATGAAACAGCTTGCAGCGGAGTTGCACTCCGAAGTGTCACCTTCCATATTGTTATATGGTGAACCATGGGGCGCACTGGATTCGCCGCTTGGAAATGATATGACCCTAAAAGGAACGCAGCGCGGAGCGGGTTTTGCTGTGTTTAACGATAATTTCCGCGGAGTGATCAAGGGAGACAGCGATGGCATGGGTACGGGATTTGCGACGGGTGCGGACGGAAAAGAAGACGAATTATGGACTGGCGTCCGGGGAGCTATTCAGGATTTTACGGATGGTCCATCCGAGACGATTAACTATGTAACTGTGCATGATAATCTCAACCTGTGGGACAAAGTCGCACGTACACAAGGACTTCACGATACCTTGAATTTCCTTACCTATGACGAGGATGGAAGTATTCGTGGATGCCAGAGTGTGGAAGAGGCAGTAGAGAAGGCTAAGCCTTACCTGCAGATTGATCCGGAACACATTCTGGAGAATGAGACCGTTAGGCGTTGTCTGCTTGCCAACGGTATTGTTCTAACCTCCCAGGGTGTTCCTCTGATCGCGGCTGGAGATGAGCTGCTTCGCAGCAAATATGGGGACGCCAACAGCCATCAGAGTGGAGACGTGGTCAATGCCATACGTTGGGAGCAGAAGAAGCTGTTCAAGCCGGTGTTTGACTATTATCGTGGGCTGATCCGTCTTCGGCGAGAACATCCAGCCTTTCGGCTTCGTACACGGGAAGATATTGAGAAACATGTTCGTCTAATCGAAAAAGGTAATGGGTTGTTGGCATATGAATTGAACGGTACAGTAGCCAAAGACTCGTGGAATCGCATTGTTGTGATCTATAACGCGGCAAAGGAAAACCGTGACATCCCTGTTCCCACAGGGACATGGAATGTGATTGTAGAAAAAGGACAAGCAGGCGTTAATACGATACGTACCATACAGGACGGACAGGTACATGTGAAAGGGTTATCCCTAACGGTGATGTATTCCAATTCCTAA
- a CDS encoding DUF5704 domain-containing protein yields MILPVYYCTFDTLKANAVEEQYGSKSMKGPAVTVDANPTQGTPGVYWYQLDSGEFRAEYQGTHKDVDNGGTDYDAYPVKTEIPDNVDMSRWPPLSWKPYRGIGIDKEMVTDIKLKNDPDGVKYQQVNSYEGIGSPRVTSEKNADLRTYTGKGFEFFEREPYGTRPGNKPKYKMVYHTPVSIYWEGKIHEEKEIDVTPNKTLTLGQTQQMEALVKTKGYGAAAFGEGIDVSRREAEIKWFSSDETIASVELKTGMLKAESPGTVTVRAIWNNGTYLISDTATITVTSEPGLVVNLPNACKANTTPLQAEAVLTKPDRTVHKLTAHPKLTWQSSNPAIATIGADGKITTKGIVGSTTIKAHFLDSTQQLDEQGTQVLEVKDCTNNGEGGNDGDPGGDPVNACSVTISPPSRGTVIEASVMDPSVRGVLKADERGSEKFDVTRGIPTSEDLYANVLAKEYLFQHRWVNMTGTVTYTVPVKRVYHKTWTIPGRASSGEGDPGTPPEPRELDVPGDKTMQVTRTYSYWQIDNLEVYKLNEAKVSNYALGGYGDTVTLMPNAYTPPTLQSAMDTAVNTHVKPAPCQEIDLGIQGVPGGSDEPPTPDETSLFQSEAEAKVRENTVNNDKVTFNGATIMDPAPVAKSAPQPGTIPQPGMIGDDVLYQNRLTIKNTLMNKANQPTTGEITYGLLPGNVNGGQDQKFPILGINSVTVHTPVVNYAWVSDDQPHNQKTTPDPTRAALILERPFIVRIPTSGQHLDVASHPGYGNHDYAKYFRIKQVRFPFDVYSAARSQFIPAMTWVDIPVNQLDTPFYLPVWVDEGNYQVEFRNIAENAPENFTEQQDANTNLTHYVAADTVVVEVIGRLYDFHITDISDYNWENVFRKRMGSPEPTGVSYWTGGNSIDGDPRGNLAPYVLPIRPGSHPVQGFRNAAVKTGYHFKFDLKTKGNMFGKQDGIRITPTFSFVSKDGTTRQEVDLYYHRGQERLIRIGSAQDLEKRFVVLNSRLRNVPGTELGDTARYQYTYELSEEERNQGTMEEHMVRFVDQTSHHKTWVGRYNWMILPSQIRTLIGPKTDIPSIVNVDRANAAIQRWYGEYSLPADVYAVPKGTDLESLARQNRLDDKATVFLKDGYIAVNFNIETLRSGNTNAPHLQYIHAPLMNQWQMEGFDYSPVDSQGRNWPMQDGDVVLYHADQSSRNDFQSQVPH; encoded by the coding sequence ATGATATTACCAGTCTATTACTGCACTTTTGATACTCTTAAAGCTAATGCCGTAGAAGAACAATATGGTTCCAAATCCATGAAAGGGCCAGCAGTAACAGTTGATGCAAACCCAACTCAAGGAACACCGGGAGTTTACTGGTATCAACTTGATTCAGGAGAATTTAGGGCAGAATATCAAGGCACACACAAAGATGTGGATAACGGAGGAACTGACTATGATGCATACCCTGTGAAAACAGAAATTCCTGATAATGTTGATATGAGTAGATGGCCGCCACTAAGTTGGAAGCCATATAGAGGTATAGGAATTGATAAGGAAATGGTAACTGATATTAAGCTAAAGAACGATCCTGATGGCGTAAAATATCAGCAGGTAAATAGTTATGAAGGAATAGGCAGTCCAAGAGTTACAAGTGAAAAAAATGCGGATCTTAGAACATATACTGGAAAAGGGTTTGAGTTCTTTGAAAGGGAACCTTATGGGACTAGGCCAGGAAATAAACCCAAATATAAGATGGTATACCACACCCCTGTTAGCATCTACTGGGAAGGTAAGATTCACGAAGAGAAAGAAATCGATGTAACTCCAAATAAAACCCTTACCCTAGGTCAAACCCAGCAGATGGAAGCCTTGGTGAAGACGAAGGGTTATGGTGCGGCAGCCTTTGGTGAAGGCATCGACGTGTCCCGAAGAGAAGCAGAGATCAAATGGTTTTCTTCTGACGAGACAATTGCGAGTGTAGAGTTGAAAACAGGGATGTTAAAAGCCGAGAGTCCAGGTACGGTCACTGTGCGTGCGATCTGGAACAACGGTACCTACCTGATTTCGGATACTGCAACCATAACAGTCACGTCGGAGCCAGGACTCGTGGTGAATCTGCCGAATGCTTGTAAAGCCAATACGACACCTCTACAGGCAGAAGCCGTTCTAACCAAACCGGATCGCACCGTTCATAAACTGACAGCTCATCCCAAGTTGACGTGGCAGAGCTCGAATCCAGCTATAGCCACGATCGGCGCAGACGGCAAAATTACGACAAAAGGGATCGTGGGCAGCACTACCATTAAAGCCCATTTTCTTGATTCTACCCAACAACTGGATGAACAAGGGACTCAGGTGCTTGAGGTGAAGGACTGCACGAATAATGGAGAAGGTGGTAATGATGGCGATCCGGGGGGCGATCCTGTGAACGCTTGCTCTGTGACCATCAGCCCACCTAGTAGAGGCACGGTTATCGAAGCATCGGTTATGGACCCATCTGTTCGAGGTGTGTTGAAGGCAGACGAGCGTGGATCTGAGAAGTTCGATGTTACCCGTGGTATTCCAACTTCGGAAGATCTCTATGCCAATGTCTTGGCCAAGGAATATCTGTTTCAGCACCGTTGGGTTAACATGACAGGAACGGTGACTTACACGGTTCCTGTGAAAAGGGTTTATCATAAAACCTGGACGATTCCGGGAAGAGCGTCTAGTGGTGAGGGAGATCCAGGAACACCTCCTGAGCCCAGAGAACTTGACGTCCCTGGGGATAAAACGATGCAAGTAACAAGGACATATAGCTATTGGCAGATCGATAACCTGGAGGTATACAAGTTAAATGAGGCCAAAGTATCTAACTATGCACTAGGCGGTTATGGTGACACCGTGACCCTGATGCCCAATGCATATACACCGCCGACTCTGCAATCGGCTATGGATACTGCGGTTAACACTCATGTGAAACCTGCGCCATGTCAAGAAATTGATCTTGGCATCCAAGGGGTTCCAGGTGGTTCCGATGAACCGCCTACGCCAGATGAAACGTCATTGTTTCAATCTGAAGCTGAAGCGAAGGTTAGAGAGAACACTGTAAATAACGATAAGGTAACCTTTAATGGGGCGACGATTATGGACCCCGCTCCAGTAGCAAAATCAGCTCCGCAACCGGGAACTATCCCCCAGCCTGGCATGATTGGAGATGATGTTCTGTACCAGAACCGTCTGACGATCAAAAACACATTGATGAACAAAGCTAACCAGCCCACCACAGGTGAGATTACGTATGGACTGCTCCCTGGCAATGTTAACGGTGGGCAGGATCAGAAGTTTCCCATTCTGGGCATCAACTCGGTGACAGTACATACTCCAGTTGTGAACTATGCCTGGGTATCCGATGATCAGCCGCATAACCAGAAGACTACGCCTGATCCGACCAGAGCTGCACTTATTTTAGAGCGTCCGTTTATTGTACGAATCCCAACTTCAGGGCAGCATCTGGATGTAGCGAGTCACCCTGGTTATGGAAACCATGATTATGCGAAATATTTCCGGATCAAACAGGTTCGTTTCCCATTCGATGTTTATAGTGCAGCCAGAAGCCAGTTCATCCCGGCCATGACTTGGGTGGATATTCCTGTAAATCAGTTGGACACCCCTTTTTATCTTCCTGTATGGGTAGATGAAGGGAATTACCAGGTTGAGTTTCGAAATATCGCCGAAAATGCACCTGAAAACTTCACAGAACAACAGGATGCGAACACAAATCTGACCCATTATGTCGCAGCAGATACCGTGGTTGTAGAGGTTATCGGACGATTATATGATTTTCACATCACTGATATTTCAGACTACAACTGGGAGAACGTGTTCCGTAAGCGGATGGGCAGCCCCGAACCAACGGGTGTGAGCTACTGGACCGGAGGAAACAGTATCGACGGAGATCCCCGAGGTAATTTGGCACCCTATGTCCTGCCAATTCGTCCCGGCAGTCATCCGGTACAGGGGTTCCGAAATGCTGCAGTGAAGACGGGTTACCATTTCAAGTTTGATCTGAAAACCAAGGGTAATATGTTTGGCAAACAGGATGGTATCCGAATCACGCCGACGTTCTCTTTTGTGAGTAAAGATGGCACCACCAGGCAAGAAGTGGATTTATACTACCATCGAGGACAGGAACGACTCATTCGTATTGGATCGGCACAAGATTTAGAAAAACGTTTTGTTGTCCTGAACTCACGATTGCGGAATGTTCCCGGTACGGAGTTAGGTGATACAGCGCGCTACCAGTATACTTATGAACTGTCGGAGGAGGAACGCAATCAGGGTACAATGGAGGAACATATGGTTCGATTTGTGGATCAGACCTCTCATCATAAAACGTGGGTAGGTCGGTATAACTGGATGATTCTTCCTTCACAGATCCGCACACTCATTGGCCCAAAAACAGATATTCCCTCCATTGTTAATGTGGATCGGGCGAATGCAGCGATTCAGCGCTGGTATGGGGAATATAGCTTGCCAGCGGATGTATATGCTGTACCCAAAGGAACCGATCTCGAATCGCTTGCCAGACAAAACCGTTTGGATGACAAGGCAACGGTATTTCTGAAGGACGGTTACATTGCAGTTAACTTCAATATCGAAACTTTGCGCAGTGGCAATACAAATGCACCCCATCTGCAATATATTCATGCACCGTTGATGAATCAATGGCAAATGGAAGGTTTTGATTATAGTCCGGTAGATAGTCAGGGGAGAAACTGGCCGATGCAAGATGGGGACGTGGTTTTGTACCACGCCGATCAATCCAGCCGGAATGATTTCCAATCCCAGGTACCTCATTAG
- a CDS encoding S-layer homology domain-containing protein — translation MKKQIEGHEKKKKRNVWIVGLVTTAVLAVALLPIGPVHLTSTANAASGTSDNALSKFKDIKGHWAQATIAKAYEKNLISGYQDGTFRPNGKITRGEYATILARATGLEKVQGQNPFADLKGHWSEAAVSQLVGQGFINAGDYAKGFNPNAELTRYEMMKWIANGLIKSGASFQDAFNDTTNTLLPTPEVNRGTIRAEQIPYLALVRGTGIVGGFQDGTLKPADSTTRAEVSAILLRYMDVEGTDAGKYSDLNEMREVGTTGTNLTTVSNYKYIKGNFGNIVNTEYTLKNNVGVVRYHRFIVVDTRGTKPKGLYASLFVDQNNLTRAQGGRFSTYAEITFTSKLDKSNLLTVARANDNIAIPIQRLFNASYLKEKGFITLPDDSNAMLKQGVSSKFWSSHTLDPVKGGYMLKNDAGKEVQIYQ, via the coding sequence TTGAAGAAGCAGATTGAAGGACACGAGAAGAAGAAAAAACGGAATGTTTGGATCGTCGGGTTGGTAACGACAGCTGTATTGGCAGTAGCACTATTACCGATTGGCCCCGTACATTTGACGTCAACAGCGAATGCGGCGTCGGGAACAAGTGACAATGCCCTTAGCAAGTTCAAGGATATCAAGGGGCATTGGGCTCAAGCCACAATTGCCAAAGCTTATGAAAAAAATCTGATCTCTGGTTACCAGGACGGAACGTTTCGTCCCAATGGCAAAATCACGCGTGGGGAATATGCGACAATACTCGCTCGCGCGACTGGACTAGAGAAGGTACAAGGGCAGAATCCCTTTGCTGATCTCAAGGGACATTGGTCTGAAGCGGCGGTTAGCCAGCTTGTAGGACAAGGATTCATTAACGCGGGCGATTACGCCAAAGGCTTCAATCCAAATGCGGAGCTAACGCGTTACGAGATGATGAAATGGATTGCCAATGGACTGATCAAGTCCGGAGCCAGCTTCCAGGATGCGTTTAATGACACAACAAATACGCTACTTCCTACACCAGAAGTGAACCGCGGCACCATTCGTGCCGAGCAGATTCCGTATCTTGCCCTTGTTCGTGGGACTGGCATTGTGGGGGGCTTCCAAGATGGCACATTAAAACCCGCGGATTCCACCACACGTGCAGAAGTATCGGCCATTTTGCTGCGTTATATGGACGTGGAGGGCACGGATGCCGGGAAGTATAGTGACCTGAATGAAATGAGAGAGGTCGGCACGACGGGTACGAATTTAACGACAGTATCAAATTACAAATATATTAAAGGTAACTTCGGAAATATAGTTAACACAGAGTACACGTTGAAAAATAATGTGGGGGTCGTAAGGTACCATAGATTTATCGTAGTGGATACCCGAGGGACTAAGCCCAAGGGACTGTACGCCTCGTTATTTGTAGATCAAAATAACTTGACTAGGGCACAAGGGGGGCGCTTCTCTACCTATGCTGAGATAACGTTTACTTCAAAACTTGATAAGTCAAATCTTTTAACTGTTGCTAGAGCGAATGATAATATAGCTATTCCAATTCAACGATTATTTAACGCGAGCTATTTGAAAGAAAAAGGGTTTATTACTTTACCAGACGATTCAAACGCAATGTTGAAGCAAGGGGTATCTTCCAAATTTTGGTCATCACATACTCTGGATCCTGTAAAGGGAGGATATATGTTGAAGAATGATGCTGGTAAAGAAGTTCAAATCTATCAATAG
- a CDS encoding extracellular solute-binding protein, translating to MSPKGPMSRLGGIVVIGAMSAGLLAGCGGEKAPAAGEGKLPISISLMQVGDIPAKENGIEKKIEEYTNTDVNVQWIPQSAFDDKVNVMVASGEMPTIMRVNYVPTTFNAAKTGLFWELGPYLKDYKNLSAQSEAYFNNIKIEGKVYGIPNFRDIGRTAIVYRKDWFDTLKLDIPKTLDDWYEVMRSIRKDDPDGNGKEDTYGALLFKKYNEGVSSPLTRIAVSIGGVNKWGVDDAGKLTPEFLTTEYVDTMKLFKRLFSEGLINSDFPALDPSDADKKMDSGLVGMKLNGVAQNGKSSQQRLTPNAPDGEIDVAPFQGPDGIRIAGEPGNYGMLVIPKASVTDEEQLKQVLTFLDQLMDEELSTLQLRGLLDVHYTKTADGKTELKDFDAYQREVKPYRDNLLSIEGYNVPELVDVPIGMKGTKMARENEQYAIANPALTLSSAIYTERGQELDQMIWDAQTKYIMGKIDDAGWEQEIANWRKAGGDQLITELEASYKELNGK from the coding sequence ATGAGTCCAAAAGGTCCAATGTCCCGTTTAGGCGGAATCGTTGTAATTGGTGCAATGTCCGCTGGATTGCTTGCAGGTTGCGGGGGAGAAAAAGCGCCTGCTGCAGGGGAAGGTAAACTTCCCATTTCCATCTCTTTAATGCAGGTAGGTGATATACCGGCCAAGGAGAACGGGATTGAAAAGAAAATTGAGGAATATACCAATACGGATGTCAATGTACAGTGGATTCCGCAGTCTGCTTTTGATGATAAGGTGAACGTGATGGTTGCTTCAGGCGAGATGCCAACCATTATGCGTGTGAATTATGTACCGACCACATTTAATGCCGCCAAAACAGGACTGTTCTGGGAACTGGGGCCTTACTTGAAGGATTATAAAAACCTGTCTGCCCAATCCGAAGCTTATTTTAACAATATCAAAATTGAAGGCAAGGTCTACGGTATTCCGAACTTCCGGGATATTGGACGGACTGCGATCGTATATCGCAAGGACTGGTTTGATACATTGAAGCTGGATATACCCAAAACGCTGGATGACTGGTATGAAGTGATGCGCTCTATTCGTAAGGATGACCCGGACGGGAATGGTAAGGAAGATACGTACGGCGCACTGCTTTTCAAAAAGTATAATGAGGGTGTCTCTTCCCCACTGACGAGGATCGCTGTAAGTATCGGTGGCGTTAATAAATGGGGAGTGGACGATGCCGGGAAACTGACACCGGAGTTCTTGACCACCGAATATGTGGATACGATGAAGCTCTTCAAGCGTCTGTTCAGCGAGGGACTGATCAACAGTGATTTCCCTGCCCTGGACCCTTCTGATGCAGACAAAAAAATGGATTCGGGCCTCGTTGGCATGAAGCTGAACGGTGTGGCTCAGAACGGAAAATCTTCTCAGCAACGACTTACGCCAAATGCTCCGGATGGAGAGATTGATGTAGCTCCGTTCCAGGGACCCGATGGTATTCGCATCGCCGGAGAGCCTGGGAACTACGGAATGCTGGTCATTCCGAAAGCATCCGTTACGGATGAGGAGCAGTTGAAGCAGGTTCTTACGTTCCTGGACCAGTTGATGGATGAGGAACTGAGCACGTTGCAGCTCCGTGGGTTGCTCGATGTGCACTATACCAAGACGGCTGATGGGAAAACCGAACTTAAGGATTTTGACGCTTATCAGCGTGAAGTGAAGCCATATCGGGATAATTTGTTAAGCATTGAAGGTTATAATGTACCTGAACTGGTCGATGTTCCCATTGGAATGAAAGGTACAAAGATGGCGCGTGAGAATGAGCAATACGCCATCGCTAATCCGGCACTCACATTGTCTTCGGCAATCTATACTGAGCGTGGTCAGGAGCTGGATCAGATGATCTGGGATGCGCAGACGAAGTACATTATGGGTAAAATCGATGATGCAGGTTGGGAGCAGGAAATCGCAAACTGGAGAAAAGCTGGTGGTGATCAATTGATCACGGAATTGGAAGCATCCTATAAGGAATTGAACGGAAAATAA
- a CDS encoding glycoside hydrolase family 105 protein has protein sequence MKETLQLTSVRMAQQFMESYRNHELYSTWHYENGCLLKALEELYTHTGEQKYFDYIRELMDHFVQEDGSIRSYTIEEYNLDQINQGKSLFLLHEKTGEEKYRKAADLLMTQLKGQPHTSEGGFWHKKIYPFQMWLDGLYMATPYLTQYGAVTGDEKWFDKAALQLLLVEQRTRDPRSGLLYHAWDESKEQRWSSGETGCSPHVWSRAMGWYVMAVVDTLDYLPVDHPQRGQIVGIFERVANALVHVQDQQTGLWPHLLDQPGRERNYLEASGTSMFVYALAKGVRKGYLSGKFKAVAEKGYQGLVRHLLQTDREGVLSLTQCNGGAGLGGSPYRDGSYEYYVTESIRINDPKSVAPFILAGVEIELA, from the coding sequence ATGAAGGAAACACTGCAACTCACATCGGTGCGCATGGCACAGCAATTCATGGAAAGTTATCGCAACCATGAGCTGTACTCTACTTGGCATTATGAGAATGGCTGCTTACTGAAAGCGCTGGAGGAGCTATATACGCACACGGGGGAGCAAAAGTATTTTGACTACATCCGTGAGCTGATGGATCATTTTGTTCAGGAAGATGGCTCGATTCGCTCCTATACGATCGAGGAGTATAACCTGGATCAGATCAATCAGGGAAAATCACTGTTCCTGCTGCATGAGAAAACGGGTGAAGAAAAGTACCGCAAAGCTGCTGATTTGCTTATGACTCAGCTCAAGGGACAGCCACATACGAGTGAAGGCGGGTTCTGGCATAAGAAGATTTACCCTTTCCAGATGTGGCTGGATGGATTGTACATGGCTACTCCGTATCTGACCCAGTATGGCGCGGTGACGGGTGACGAGAAGTGGTTTGACAAGGCGGCTCTACAGCTTTTGCTGGTGGAGCAACGTACACGTGATCCGCGTAGCGGTCTCTTGTACCATGCCTGGGATGAGAGCAAAGAACAGCGTTGGAGTTCGGGAGAAACGGGCTGTTCTCCACATGTCTGGAGTCGGGCGATGGGCTGGTATGTGATGGCGGTTGTAGATACATTAGATTATCTACCGGTAGATCATCCGCAGCGCGGGCAGATTGTGGGCATCTTCGAACGGGTAGCAAACGCACTAGTGCATGTACAGGATCAACAGACCGGATTATGGCCACATCTGCTGGATCAGCCGGGACGTGAGCGGAACTATCTGGAGGCTTCCGGCACCTCAATGTTTGTCTATGCATTGGCCAAAGGTGTACGTAAAGGATATCTAAGCGGCAAGTTCAAAGCGGTTGCGGAAAAAGGGTATCAGGGTCTGGTGCGGCATCTGCTGCAAACGGACCGTGAAGGCGTGCTGTCCTTGACGCAGTGTAACGGCGGAGCTGGTCTTGGAGGAAGCCCGTATCGTGACGGGTCCTATGAGTATTATGTGACCGAGTCCATTCGGATCAATGATCCGAAGTCGGTTGCTCCGTTCATTTTGGCGGGAGTGGAGATTGAACTGGCGTAA
- a CDS encoding extracellular solute-binding protein — translation MKATKKKAVAVLSTLALVTGLLAGCGSDEGQAAEGGVQNVSIAIAQVGDVPSKGNEVQQKIEAYTNTKLDIQWIPASAYNDKINVMIASSDMPKIVKVQYNPTVTSAMRNDVFWEVGPLLKDYKNLSAQNERFFDNIKVEGKIYGVPVFSDIARATVIYRKDWFEKLNLKVPTTPDEWYETIKTLATSDPDGDGQDNTFGLMLFKKYNEDQYSFTTRLGVSFGAPNKWKVEEDGSFTPEFMTPEYMQVLDLLKRLYDEKLLNQDFAVFDSTEAEKKYDSGVVGIRVGVAQNGKSQQERLSKNNPDGVVDIAGLLGANGDRVAGQTGNSGILAFPKSTVKSEEELKNLLSFLDKLMDPEMATLLMRGMEDKHYTKVGEDQVEMSDFDAFQREVKPYRDNLPYVEGYNVPKLKDTELGEKGTALAKELAEHAVPNPALTLYSPTYGDRGADLDQVIADAQTKYIMGKIDQSGWEKEIENWGNAGGNKIREEYAEDYKKQAQ, via the coding sequence ATGAAAGCAACAAAAAAGAAAGCCGTAGCTGTCTTGAGCACACTGGCACTGGTGACTGGTTTGCTGGCAGGATGCGGATCAGACGAGGGTCAGGCTGCCGAGGGCGGCGTACAAAATGTGTCTATAGCCATTGCACAGGTGGGTGACGTGCCAAGCAAGGGCAATGAAGTTCAGCAAAAGATTGAAGCGTATACCAATACCAAACTGGATATCCAGTGGATTCCGGCATCGGCCTACAATGACAAAATTAACGTGATGATCGCTTCAAGTGATATGCCGAAAATTGTGAAAGTGCAATATAACCCAACGGTGACCAGCGCGATGCGTAATGACGTGTTCTGGGAAGTGGGCCCATTGCTGAAAGACTACAAAAATCTGTCGGCACAGAATGAGCGTTTTTTTGACAACATCAAGGTAGAGGGCAAAATCTATGGGGTTCCTGTTTTCTCCGATATTGCGCGAGCTACCGTGATCTATCGCAAGGACTGGTTCGAGAAGCTGAATCTTAAGGTGCCAACCACACCGGATGAATGGTATGAGACGATTAAAACACTGGCAACCTCCGATCCGGATGGAGATGGTCAGGATAATACGTTTGGACTGATGCTTTTCAAAAAATACAATGAGGACCAATATTCCTTCACGACGCGCCTTGGTGTAAGTTTTGGTGCACCTAACAAGTGGAAGGTCGAGGAGGATGGCAGCTTCACGCCGGAATTCATGACACCGGAATATATGCAGGTACTGGATCTGCTGAAACGTTTGTATGACGAGAAACTGCTGAACCAGGACTTTGCCGTATTCGACTCTACGGAAGCGGAGAAAAAGTATGATTCCGGTGTTGTGGGTATCCGTGTTGGTGTTGCGCAGAACGGAAAAAGTCAGCAAGAGCGTTTGTCCAAAAACAATCCGGATGGTGTGGTAGACATCGCTGGTTTGCTTGGAGCGAACGGAGATCGTGTTGCAGGACAGACGGGTAATTCAGGAATTCTGGCATTTCCTAAATCAACGGTGAAATCCGAAGAAGAACTCAAAAACCTGCTCTCCTTCCTGGATAAACTGATGGACCCTGAGATGGCGACCCTGTTGATGCGTGGTATGGAAGACAAACATTACACCAAAGTGGGCGAAGATCAGGTGGAGATGAGTGACTTCGATGCATTCCAGCGTGAAGTGAAGCCTTACCGTGACAACCTTCCTTATGTCGAAGGGTATAACGTACCGAAATTGAAGGATACCGAACTGGGTGAAAAAGGTACGGCACTTGCCAAGGAACTTGCGGAGCACGCTGTGCCAAACCCTGCGCTGACGTTATATTCTCCAACGTATGGTGACCGTGGTGCGGATCTGGATCAGGTGATTGCCGATGCACAAACCAAATACATTATGGGCAAGATCGATCAAAGTGGCTGGGAAAAGGAAATCGAGAATTGGGGCAATGCGGGTGGAAACAAGATTCGTGAGGAATATGCCGAAGATTACAAAAAACAGGCTCAATAA